One Perognathus longimembris pacificus isolate PPM17 chromosome 24, ASM2315922v1, whole genome shotgun sequence DNA segment encodes these proteins:
- the Neurog2 gene encoding neurogenin-2, giving the protein MFVKSETAELKEEEDVLVLLGSASPASATLTPLSSSAGEEEEEEEDDEEPGAPGRARGKLGAEAGPGARGRAIAGAGLCRPTQLLGLVHECKRRPSRARAVTRGAKTAETVQRIKKSRRLKANNRERNRMHNLNAALDALREVLPTFPEDAKLTKIETLRFAHNYIWALTETLRLADHCGAGALSFSEAVLLSPGGAGGDSPSPAPTWSCSHSPASLASPSSSSSPTSSSSTSPYSCTLSPASPAGSDMDYWPTPPLPFP; this is encoded by the coding sequence CGCCACTCTGACCCCGCTGTCCTCCAGCGCCggcgaggaggaagaggaggaggaggacgacgaggaGCCGGGCGCCCCGGGCAGGGCGCGGGGCAAACTCGGAGCtgaggccgggccgggggcgcggggcagggccaTCGCGGGGGCCGGGCTTTGTCGTCCCACCCAATTATTGGGCCTGGTCCATGAGTGCAAACGGCGTCCGTCTCGAGCTCGCGCCGTCACCCGCGGGGCCAAAACGGCCGAGACGGTGCAGCGCATCAAGAAGAGCCGGAGGTTAAAAGCCAACAACCGCGAGCGCAACCGCATGCACAACCTGAACGCGGCGCTGGACGCGCTGCGCGAGGTCCTGCCCACCTTCCCCGAAGACGCCAAGCTCACCAAGATCGAGACCCTGCGCTTCGCCCACAACTACATCTGGGCTCTCACCGAGACCCTGCGACTGGCCGACCACTGCGGGGCCGGCGCCCTCTCCTTCTCCGAGGCGGTGCTGCTGAGCCCCGGGGGCGCCGGCGGGGACAGCCCTTCGCCCGCTCCCACGTGGAGCTGTAGCCACAGTCCCGCGTCGCTGGCTTCGCCGTCCTCGTCGTCGTCGCCCACCTCCTCCAGCTCCACGTCCCCGTACAGCTGCACTTTATCGCCCGCCAGCCCCGCAGGCTCCGACATGGACTACTGGCCAACtccacctctccccttcccctag